Within Runella rosea, the genomic segment AACGAAGCCAAAGTAAATCTGGAAATCGCGTCCCAAAATTTGAAACGGATCCTGGGTTTGTCCTTGACTGAGCAACTTGTTTATACAATACCGCCCCAAATTCCAACGTTGACCATATCGCCTGAATTGGCATTGACCGAAGCGAGAAACAACCGCAAAGCCTTGATTGACTTTAAAAGCCAACGGCTCGAAGCCGATCGGCAGATCGCGGAAGCTAAAGGCTCCAACAGCATCAATTTCAGCGTACTGGCCAATGTGGGTACCCAACAGACTGGGCAACGTTTTTCGGATGCGTACAGCAACCTGCAAAATCGTCAATACATCGGTGTCAACATTGATGTACCGATTCAGGATTGGGGCTACCGCAAATCACAGATCAAATTGGCAAAAGCCAATCGTGAATTGATTGAGGTGACCGTAAAACAGGAAGAAATTAATTTTGAACAGGAAATTTATTTACAGGCCCTGCGGTTCAATCAGCAAAACAGCCAATTGTTGGTCGCTCAGAAAGCCGACACCATTGCGCATCGTCGTTTGGAGATCACGAAGCAACGCTATCTTTTAGGGAAAATCTCAACCACTGATCTCAACATTGCACTCAACGAAACGGTACAGGCGCGGCAGAATTTTGTCAATGTTCTGAAAACCTATTGGACGTCTTTTTATACCTTGCGTCGCTTAACGCTTTTTGATTTCCAACGTATGGAAAAAATAACTTACGGAGAGAAGCGTTTTTGAATGGATTACAGAAATAAATTTGAATAAAACAGTGGTATGCAGCGTTAGCATTCTATTCATAAACAGCTTTTCAGTAAAAGTATATTCTCTCCTAACTTTTGTATTTTACATTTTTCTGTTCATCATTATTTTGTTTACATACTTTTGATGTCGTCACTTATTTTTTGGAAAAACTGGAATCCTAGTCAACGTTTTCTATACATTACTTCGCTGGGCCTACTTGCTATGGGCCTGATGGCCTTGTTATTTTTTCATTACAGAGGCCTTGAAAACACCGTTCGGTGGGAGGTTTTAAGCGAATTGGACGAGGTGCCTGTGCCGCTTGACAGCCTGACGCTTTCTGAAAATGCGACACAGGATAGTTCGGCAATAAAAGGGCAAGCGACAAAATCACAAATTCTCCTCCCCGGCAAAGCCTATTTGTTGAAAGAACAATTTGTGCCCGTTCAGACCGACCTCCCGGCTTGGTTGGTTTGGGGCTATTGGGGCATCGTGCTTGCGGGCGTGGTGTTGCTTTTGAGTGCTGTTACGGTGCTTTCTCGTCGGTGGTACATTGGTGCAATGATGGCTTTTATCGGCCTGCTGGCGAGTTTGCATTTAGAAGTTCTACAACTTTTCGGTTCTGAAAAAGCCCTAGGCTTCGGCATTGCGGCGGTTTTGCTCGGCGGCGTCAGCTATTATCTACACGCTTTCCGCGACGATATTACGATTGAGCGCCGGATATTTATCTTTACTGCGCTCACAGTTGCGCTGGCGGGATTCCTTTCTTTCTTTTCCAAAACACCGTTTACCGCGCTCACGATTTCGTCTTATTCTTTAGTACCGTTATTAATCATCGCCGTTGTTTTTATCGGATGGTTGTCTATCGAAATCATTGCTGGTTTTGTGTACATCGTTACGCATCCACGCACGGGATTCGGAAAAAGTAGCCTACCCAACTTTTTGTTTATTACAGGTCTGTACCTTTTCAGTGTTTTGCTTCTGTACCTCAAAATAACACGGCAGACCGAAACCAACTTCCTCTATCTTAGCCCTTTTGTGCTGTATTGCGTCAGTCTGGTGCTGGGCATTTGGAGCCTTGCCAAACGAACCGAAACCGCAATACCTTTCCGGGAAGCTGCCGTTTGGCTGTATGTTGGGTTAGGATTAGTCACCACGGGCGTCATGGCATTTGTGTTGTTTACCGACAACAATCCGATGATTGAAGTATTTGAAGATGCCGTTATTTATTCCCAACTGGCGATGGGAACGGTATTTGTGGGTTATATCGGGCTCAATTTCTGGCCTTTGTTCAAACAGAGCAAGGCGGTCTATAAAGTCATGTATAAGCCTATGCGTATTATGCAGTCGCAAGTTTGGCTGATTGGCGTGATGGGCGTTGTACTACTCATATCGCTCAATCGTTTTCACAGCATTGACCAGGCCCGGGCGGGGCATTACAACGCCTTGGGAGATTTGCACACCGCTACCCAAGAATACCTGCTTGCGGAGCAATACTATCAACTGGCGCTTGATTTAGATTTTCAAAATCATAAGTCTGGGTTCTCGCTGGCGTCGCTTGCGTTGCGTCAGGGCGACCGCCTCAGCGCGGGGGCGTACTTTCAACAAGCGTTACACAAAGCCCCTACCCCCCAAGCGTACGCTGGACTGAGTCAGGCGTTGTTGAACGAAAATCTGTTTTTTGATGCCGTTTTTAACCTAAGAAAAGGTCTTCAAACCTTCACCCACAGCGGCGAACTGCACAATAATTTGGGTTATCTCTACACCCGTACTGCTATTGCAGATTCGGCCTATTATTATTTTGAACTGGCCCAACAGCACGCGGTCAATACCGACGTGGCCGAAACAAACCTGTTGGCATTTTGGGGAAAAGCCTTGGCGGCCGTCGATTCGGCCAACGCTTTATCGGCCCTTGGACTTACAAAAAGCGATTTTCGGGAAACCAACCTTTTGCAAAGCACCAAAGCGTCACTTTCTCACGAAGCCAACCGCATTGCGTTGGCCCAATTGGTGGGTGAAAAAACAAAGGTTGAAAAAACTGGCCTCGCCCTAGCAAGCGATTCAGTCTTAAGCGTCAATAATTTTGCGTACCTGTATAACACCAATCAATACGCGCAAGACACTAGCCTTGCTCCTCTTTTCAGAAAATTAATCAATACGGGCAACAACGGCAATTTTTACAATGAGTTGCAGGTAGCCTATGCCTATGCAGAATACAATCGCGATAAAATTGCGGCTTTCGACATCCTAGCCGCCCAAACCGTGGCAGATACCTCCAAAAAGGTAGCCCTAGCCCGCCAAACACTTCAATTTTGGTTATTGAGAGAACGAACCGAAGAAGCCGCCACCGCCAATTTGACAAAAAGTTTAACCACCGAAGCCGACTTTCTGACGGCCCTCCGAAAGCATCCGTTCAGCTTACAGATTTTGCAAAAAGCCACCGTTTTTTTCAATCAGCGAAACCAACCCAAAATTGCATATCAATTCATTTTAAACGCCCTCAGATTTCGGCGTGATTCTCCCGAATTGGTAAAAACATATATTCTTCAATGCATTCATTTACGCCTAACCGACTTCGCCGAAGAGGGTCTTCGTGACCTGTTTGCGCTTACCTCATTTACCGACTATCAATCATTTCTAAAAATCTATCAGTCCCAACGCGCACTCATCGAAAAAGAACGTGGAAGTTTTCAATGAAAATTGTACTTTTACTCATTCATTTTGCCCTATAAACGCTTTCAAATTTAAATAACCCACTTTTTATGTGGAAAGTACTGGCCACTGGCTTAGGTGTCTTAGCTGTATTATTCAGTTGTGTATTTGCTTACTTTTATTTTAAATACTTGCGTTATGAAGAGGATTTTGTAGCTGAATTTTTGCTTAAAAACCCTAAAAAGTGCGCAGTCTTTTGGGTACGCAATGACTCATTATTGGTTGGGCATCGGTCAGACACCCTGATGCCATTAGCGAGTACGGCCAAGACCATCGTTGCGGTTGAGTTTGCTCAACAGGCCTCCGAAGGAAAAATTAACCTTACAGAACGGATTCCGTTAAGCGAGGTGGCACGGTTCTATATTCCTGACACTGACGGTGGAGCGCACCGTGCCTGGTTAGGGAGTTTGAAAACGTCAAAATCAACAGACAACAATACCGCGTCGTTGATAGAGGTTGCTAAAGGCATGATGCAATTCAGCAGTAATGCCAATACCGAGTTTCTGATGTGGAAATTGGGGTTGAACAATATCAATGCCAATCTCACCAAACTAGGCCTCGGTAAGCACCAACCATTGTATCCGTTTGTGTCGGCGCTGTACGTGTGTTCGGATGAACACTCTGCCACGGGGCTAAAAAAAATGCCCCTGTCGCTGTACCTCCAACGCACCAATAAGTATTTTGAATTGCTTAAAGTGGATACCACGGTCAAAGCAAAGTTCAACATGGCCAATGTTCCGCTTCCAGTGCAGCGCATTTGGTCAGACCGCCTTCCTGGCTCAACCGTTCGGGAATACGCGGGATTGATGAAAAAAATAAACAGTCGGACTTATT encodes:
- a CDS encoding serine hydrolase, with the protein product MWKVLATGLGVLAVLFSCVFAYFYFKYLRYEEDFVAEFLLKNPKKCAVFWVRNDSLLVGHRSDTLMPLASTAKTIVAVEFAQQASEGKINLTERIPLSEVARFYIPDTDGGAHRAWLGSLKTSKSTDNNTASLIEVAKGMMQFSSNANTEFLMWKLGLNNINANLTKLGLGKHQPLYPFVSALYVCSDEHSATGLKKMPLSLYLQRTNKYFELLKVDTTVKAKFNMANVPLPVQRIWSDRLPGSTVREYAGLMKKINSRTYFSKSAQTVLDTLMEWPMRLNPDNKKKFVHFGAKGGSTAFVLNYALYATDKQGNRTEMVIFTNNLGVFEQTLLQAEFQVFIQRILTNDANNKDILSILKKLN